In a single window of the bacterium genome:
- a CDS encoding D-Ala-D-Ala carboxypeptidase family metallohydrolase, whose translation MAIPKQLVTVLLLFLMTAAHAFSPGAAGFTLHFKNEVTSFTWAPIFLLPGDEISLRVEENAAHHHFVVQVDSGTLRFKGLNTWLYTAPTAPGFHQGQIISLDRADTMHLQIFVMVPRSVMKGETMNGYLIGHYPAVALRELDVYRPPAGFIKVTAADLERRLTPHFTLGQFVCKQQGDFPKYMVLQERLLFKLEYLLQKVNEKGYACETFAVMSGYRTPAYNRHIGNRKYSQHCYGGAADIYIDADLDQIMDDLNKDGRRDYADAGVLLQVADWLSRAEWFTPYVGGLARYRATRRHGPFVHVDVRGFSARWGD comes from the coding sequence ATGGCAATCCCTAAACAACTCGTAACCGTTTTGCTGCTCTTCCTGATGACCGCTGCTCATGCCTTTTCGCCTGGAGCGGCTGGTTTCACCCTGCATTTTAAAAATGAAGTTACTTCCTTCACCTGGGCGCCCATCTTCCTTCTCCCCGGCGATGAAATTTCACTACGGGTTGAGGAGAACGCCGCGCATCATCACTTCGTTGTCCAGGTCGACAGCGGCACCCTGCGCTTCAAGGGATTGAACACCTGGCTGTATACAGCGCCGACAGCGCCGGGATTCCACCAGGGACAGATTATCAGCCTGGACCGCGCTGACACCATGCATCTGCAGATCTTCGTCATGGTACCGCGCAGCGTCATGAAGGGCGAAACGATGAACGGCTATCTCATCGGCCATTATCCCGCGGTCGCCTTGCGCGAACTCGATGTCTACCGCCCCCCCGCAGGTTTTATCAAGGTGACAGCGGCGGATCTGGAGCGCCGCCTCACCCCCCATTTCACCCTGGGCCAGTTCGTTTGCAAACAGCAGGGCGATTTCCCGAAATACATGGTCCTGCAGGAGCGGCTGCTTTTCAAACTGGAATACCTGCTGCAAAAGGTCAACGAGAAAGGCTACGCCTGCGAAACCTTTGCGGTCATGAGCGGCTATCGCACCCCAGCCTATAACCGCCACATTGGCAACCGCAAGTACAGTCAGCATTGTTACGGTGGCGCTGCGGATATCTATATCGATGCCGATCTCGATCAGATCATGGACGACCTCAACAAGGACGGTCGGCGGGATTACGCGGATGCCGGGGTGCTCCTGCAGGTGGCCGACTGGCTATCCCGGGCGGAGTGGTTCACGCCCTATGTCGGCGGACTGGCGCGGTATCGCGCCACCCGGCGCCATGGTCCTTTTGTGCATGTGGATGTGCGCGGTTTCAGTGCGCGCTGGGGGGACTGA
- a CDS encoding manganese efflux pump MntP family protein codes for MDFFTLLFIAVGLSMDALAVSISSGLTIPSVNSSHGLKIAFSFGFFQALMPILGWVAGSSLRRYIEGVDHWIALALLSLVGVRMIYEALTGHDSGDPLIATEPRVLLLLSVATSIDALAVGLSFSLLHVPLFPAVLIIGVTTFLFSGAGVYLGKIATAHLGRFVEILGGLILVAIGVKILLEHLQLLP; via the coding sequence ATGGATTTTTTCACCCTCCTCTTCATCGCAGTCGGACTTTCCATGGATGCCCTGGCCGTCTCGATCTCGAGCGGCCTAACCATTCCCAGCGTCAACAGCTCCCATGGACTCAAGATCGCCTTTTCCTTCGGCTTCTTCCAGGCCCTGATGCCCATCCTCGGCTGGGTTGCCGGATCAAGCCTGCGCCGTTACATCGAAGGCGTCGACCACTGGATCGCCCTGGCCCTGCTCTCCCTGGTGGGGGTGCGGATGATCTACGAAGCCCTGACGGGGCACGATTCCGGCGATCCGCTCATCGCCACCGAACCCCGGGTACTGCTGCTGCTCTCGGTGGCCACCAGCATCGATGCCCTGGCCGTGGGCCTGAGTTTCTCCCTCCTGCATGTGCCGCTTTTTCCGGCGGTGCTGATCATTGGCGTCACCACTTTTCTCTTCTCGGGGGCGGGAGTCTATCTCGGCAAGATCGCCACGGCTCATCTCGGCCGGTTTGTTGAGATCCTCGGCGGCCTGATCCTCGTCGCCATCGGCGTCAAGATCCTCCTTGAACATCTGCAGCTCCTCCCTTAA
- a CDS encoding nitroreductase family protein produces the protein MNLPRLPEAHVDPQFPERWSPRAFSPRPVAEADLLSLFEAARWAPSAANSQPWFFLAAVTPQEHARFLDLLHPGNQIWAARAPVLLFLLARRISSSGRTLEWGPFDAGAAWLALALQARKLGLFAHAMGGFDRERVYSALHIPAAEYTAQVAIAVGYYGDPLELSEELQQREHPSMRKSLQDLYHLGAFAAV, from the coding sequence ATGAACCTACCCCGTCTTCCCGAAGCCCACGTCGACCCCCAGTTCCCGGAACGCTGGTCACCGCGCGCCTTTTCGCCCCGGCCGGTCGCCGAAGCCGATCTGCTCTCCCTTTTCGAAGCTGCGCGCTGGGCACCTTCGGCCGCCAATTCCCAGCCCTGGTTCTTTCTCGCGGCCGTCACCCCGCAGGAGCATGCTCGGTTTCTCGACCTCCTTCACCCCGGCAACCAGATCTGGGCCGCTCGGGCGCCGGTGCTCCTCTTTCTCCTGGCGCGGCGGATCAGCAGTTCAGGCCGTACGCTCGAATGGGGGCCTTTTGATGCAGGCGCGGCCTGGCTGGCCCTGGCGCTACAGGCGCGCAAGCTCGGCCTCTTCGCCCATGCCATGGGCGGCTTCGATCGCGAGAGGGTTTATTCCGCCCTCCATATCCCGGCTGCTGAGTATACCGCCCAGGTGGCCATCGCCGTCGGTTACTATGGTGACCCCCTGGAACTCAGCGAGGAGTTGCAGCAGCGTGAGCACCCCTCCATGCGCAAATCCCTGCAGGATCTGTATCACCTCGGCGCCTTCGCGGCGGTATGA
- a CDS encoding AEC family transporter, whose translation MTIFIQAANIVAPVFILVFAGLLLQRAGVIDAHFNAVASRLVFTVTLPALLFTKISATRFQELFDGRQILFAWLFILITFALSTLAGILWVRAGRDRGAFIQGAFRGNFAILGFAMLNSAYGPEVLAPAAVVLAVIMPPYNILAVLALSLTQKRERSISGWTVTRQILTNPLILAAAVAVPFSLLQIRLPGMILESVTYLSSLTLPLALLGIGGTLSFKGIRADLRLSVLAAFLKILLLPLITITAAVYAGFRGQELGVLFFFFASPTAIASYAMADAMGSNARLAGHIILASTLGSIFTISAGIIVLKWLGVF comes from the coding sequence ATGACGATCTTTATCCAGGCCGCGAACATTGTCGCACCGGTCTTCATCCTGGTCTTCGCGGGCCTGTTGCTGCAGCGCGCCGGGGTCATCGACGCTCATTTCAACGCGGTCGCCTCGAGGCTGGTTTTCACCGTCACCCTGCCGGCGCTGCTCTTCACCAAAATCTCGGCCACGCGATTTCAGGAGTTGTTCGACGGGCGCCAGATCCTCTTCGCCTGGCTCTTCATCCTGATCACCTTCGCCCTCAGCACGCTGGCGGGGATCCTGTGGGTCCGGGCTGGGCGCGACCGTGGCGCTTTCATCCAGGGGGCTTTTCGCGGCAACTTTGCCATCCTGGGTTTCGCCATGCTCAACAGCGCCTATGGCCCGGAGGTGCTCGCCCCAGCCGCGGTGGTGCTGGCGGTGATTATGCCCCCCTACAACATCCTCGCTGTGCTGGCCCTCTCGCTGACACAGAAGCGCGAGCGTTCCATCAGCGGCTGGACCGTCACCCGCCAGATTCTTACCAATCCCCTCATCCTCGCTGCGGCGGTGGCGGTGCCCTTCTCGCTGCTGCAGATCCGGCTGCCGGGAATGATCCTCGAAAGCGTCACCTATCTCTCCTCCCTTACCCTGCCCCTGGCTCTGCTCGGCATTGGCGGCACCCTGAGTTTCAAGGGCATCCGCGCGGATCTCCGCCTCTCCGTGTTGGCCGCGTTTCTCAAGATCCTCCTACTGCCGCTGATCACCATCACCGCCGCCGTTTACGCCGGTTTTCGCGGACAGGAATTGGGCGTGCTCTTCTTTTTCTTCGCATCACCCACCGCTATCGCCAGCTATGCCATGGCCGACGCCATGGGCAGTAATGCCAGGCTGGCTGGGCATATCATTCTCGCCTCGACGCTCGGCAGCATTTTTACCATCTCCGCCGGCATCATCGTGCTGAAATGGCTGGGGGTTTTTTAA
- a CDS encoding glycosyltransferase: MKRVLMLAYYFPPLGMGGTQRSAKFARYLPEFGWQATVLTVKPIAYWAEDVSLLDDLAGVEIVRAGSFDPQRLLALARRKTTPGAPVNEPAQPAAASGGASGAGGRARAVGGSGMLAWINRRLLPWVLLPDSKILWSWHARRAAAGLLRSGACSAIWSTSPPHSTHLIARRLARRYRLPWIADFRDAWADSVVVPQPTPWHRRRQAALLRRVAQDADLLIGVTPGIVAELEAAGGAGKTRLMTNGFDAADFPDSGPPYRAGDRLSPATAPPERRFVLCHCGAISRFSDPAPLLAALRPEEPSRLHLHFVGFDASGSFAERVRSLGLTERISWSGYLPHRQALAAMAAADALVLIACDDPRARFIPGKSFEYLASRKPILLISNVAETLALLQGQPGVIACAPDQPEAIRAALARLQQDPELARAALQRDLRSFDRREQTARLAALLDDLTQT, translated from the coding sequence GTGAAACGGGTGTTGATGCTGGCCTATTATTTTCCACCGCTCGGGATGGGGGGGACACAGCGCTCGGCCAAATTTGCGCGATACCTGCCTGAATTCGGCTGGCAGGCGACGGTGTTGACCGTCAAGCCCATCGCCTACTGGGCGGAGGATGTCTCCCTTCTGGACGATCTGGCCGGGGTGGAGATTGTGCGCGCCGGGTCGTTTGATCCACAGCGGCTGCTGGCGCTCGCGCGCCGGAAAACCACCCCGGGCGCTCCGGTCAATGAACCGGCACAGCCCGCGGCGGCCTCCGGGGGCGCCTCCGGCGCGGGCGGCAGGGCGCGTGCTGTTGGCGGGAGCGGGATGCTCGCCTGGATCAACCGCCGGTTGCTGCCCTGGGTGCTGCTGCCCGACAGCAAGATACTGTGGAGCTGGCATGCGCGTCGCGCTGCCGCCGGGCTGCTCCGCTCCGGCGCCTGCAGCGCGATCTGGTCCACCTCGCCGCCCCACTCCACCCATCTCATCGCCCGGCGGCTGGCGCGGCGTTACCGCCTGCCCTGGATTGCTGATTTCCGCGACGCCTGGGCTGACAGCGTCGTCGTCCCGCAGCCGACCCCCTGGCACCGCCGCCGCCAGGCCGCCCTATTGCGCCGCGTGGCGCAGGACGCCGACCTGCTCATCGGCGTCACCCCCGGCATCGTCGCCGAACTCGAAGCCGCCGGCGGGGCCGGCAAGACTCGGCTGATGACCAATGGTTTCGACGCCGCCGATTTCCCGGATTCCGGCCCGCCGTATCGCGCCGGAGACCGGCTATCACCGGCAACCGCCCCCCCGGAGAGGCGCTTCGTGCTCTGTCACTGCGGTGCCATCAGCCGTTTCAGCGATCCCGCACCCCTGCTGGCCGCCCTGCGCCCGGAGGAGCCCAGCCGCCTTCATCTTCACTTTGTCGGCTTCGACGCCAGCGGGAGTTTCGCCGAACGCGTCCGCAGCCTGGGGCTAACGGAGAGGATCAGTTGGTCCGGCTACCTGCCGCATCGCCAGGCCCTGGCGGCGATGGCCGCCGCCGATGCCCTGGTGCTCATCGCCTGCGATGATCCACGCGCTAGGTTCATCCCGGGCAAAAGCTTTGAATATCTGGCCAGCCGTAAGCCCATCCTGCTGATCAGCAACGTGGCCGAGACCCTCGCACTGTTACAAGGCCAGCCGGGCGTCATCGCCTGCGCCCCGGACCAGCCCGAGGCCATCCGCGCCGCCCTCGCGCGCCTGCAGCAGGATCCCGAGCTCGCCCGCGCGGCCCTGCAGCGCGACTTGCGTTCCTTCGACCGCCGGGAACAGACCGCCCGGCTGGCCGCCCTGTTGGACGACTTGACCCAAACCTGA
- a CDS encoding HIT family protein: protein MFCIFCEIAAKRIPAQVIYEDERCMAFMDLMPINPGHVLIIPKEHAANIWELPPAAAQALLPAAQKVAAALRSSGLRCEGVNLHMANGEVAGQSVFHAHLHVVPRFAGDGFGLKFPPGYGAEADKNELAAAAEQIRQALVKAR, encoded by the coding sequence ATGTTCTGCATCTTTTGTGAAATTGCGGCGAAGCGGATTCCGGCGCAGGTCATCTATGAAGATGAGCGATGCATGGCTTTCATGGACCTGATGCCCATCAATCCGGGCCATGTCCTGATCATCCCGAAAGAGCATGCTGCCAATATCTGGGAACTCCCGCCTGCCGCAGCACAAGCCTTGCTACCGGCCGCACAAAAAGTTGCAGCCGCACTGCGCAGCTCGGGCCTGCGCTGTGAGGGCGTCAATCTGCACATGGCGAATGGCGAAGTGGCCGGGCAGTCGGTATTTCATGCCCACCTGCACGTGGTGCCTCGCTTCGCCGGCGATGGCTTCGGTCTGAAATTTCCGCCGGGTTATGGCGCTGAAGCCGACAAGAACGAACTGGCTGCGGCGGCAGAGCAGATCCGCCAGGCTCTGGTCAAGGCCCGCTGA
- the lysM gene encoding peptidoglycan-binding protein LysM: MGLIDFIKNVGANLFGKGEDEATTITNLLNTELPNQITNLQVKFDDGVVDLYGQAASQAVKEKAVLLAGNIKGVAKVNDVYLTAPQAPPAEETVYYEVKSGDSLSKIAKAFYGNAMKYPVIFEANREVIKNPDLIYPGQKLRIPKIN, translated from the coding sequence ATGGGACTCATCGATTTCATTAAAAATGTTGGCGCCAACCTATTCGGCAAAGGTGAGGACGAAGCCACGACCATCACCAATCTGCTCAACACCGAACTGCCGAACCAGATCACCAACCTGCAGGTCAAGTTCGATGACGGCGTGGTCGATCTCTATGGCCAGGCCGCTTCCCAGGCCGTCAAGGAAAAGGCGGTCCTTCTTGCTGGCAATATCAAGGGTGTTGCCAAGGTCAATGACGTCTATCTGACTGCCCCGCAAGCTCCACCAGCGGAAGAAACGGTCTACTATGAAGTCAAGTCGGGTGACAGCCTGTCCAAAATTGCCAAGGCCTTTTATGGCAATGCCATGAAATACCCTGTCATTTTTGAGGCCAACCGTGAAGTGATCAAGAATCCGGACCTGATCTATCCGGGTCAAAAGCTGCGCATCCCCAAGATCAACTGA
- a CDS encoding CDP-alcohol phosphatidyltransferase family protein, translating into MIKEFIDMPRLERWIGKAFAFLSPNSWTTLSLLLALAAYGAVVLGSPVSGALLFTLSGFMDLVDGKVARHTRHATGLGAFWDGTVDRFVDALMILCLFRLDFPPAILPMEILLFLLLFCTLLPPFIVAYANHRGAVPDPTEKVVWRFALRIEYLVFFIAAILVNPFSAAWSLGLVYAALALMAATVVQSIVLVFIKSRDYA; encoded by the coding sequence TTGATCAAGGAATTCATCGACATGCCGCGCCTCGAGCGCTGGATCGGCAAAGCCTTCGCCTTTCTGTCGCCCAATTCCTGGACCACCCTCTCCCTGCTGCTCGCCCTCGCCGCTTATGGCGCGGTGGTCCTTGGTTCGCCAGTCAGTGGGGCGCTTCTTTTCACTCTGAGCGGCTTTATGGATCTGGTGGACGGCAAAGTGGCGCGTCACACCCGACACGCCACCGGCCTCGGCGCCTTCTGGGATGGCACTGTCGACCGCTTCGTTGATGCCCTGATGATCCTCTGCCTCTTCCGACTGGACTTTCCGCCGGCGATTTTGCCCATGGAGATCCTGCTCTTCCTGCTCCTCTTTTGCACCCTGCTGCCGCCCTTCATCGTCGCCTATGCCAACCATCGCGGTGCGGTGCCCGATCCGACGGAAAAGGTGGTCTGGCGCTTCGCACTGCGGATTGAGTATCTCGTCTTCTTCATCGCCGCCATTCTGGTCAATCCCTTTTCCGCCGCCTGGAGCCTCGGCTTGGTCTATGCCGCCCTGGCGCTGATGGCTGCGACCGTCGTGCAATCGATCGTGCTGGTTTTCATCAAATCGCGGGACTATGCGTGA
- a CDS encoding nucleoside deaminase, whose protein sequence is MANEHTNSHLAAAIREAKKGLRHNHGGPFGAVIVHRSRIIARGHNEVLRTNDPTAHAEIVAIRKASAKLGRFDLGDCEIWSTCEPCPMCFAAIHWAKIPLLYYGCTHDDAAAIGFDDAFIYAVIRGETSEKRLRLVQHGRPECLELFNEWRSKQDRRSY, encoded by the coding sequence TTGGCAAACGAACACACCAATTCACATCTGGCGGCGGCGATCCGGGAGGCGAAGAAAGGCCTCCGCCATAATCACGGCGGGCCATTCGGAGCAGTCATCGTCCATCGCAGCCGAATTATTGCGCGGGGGCACAATGAGGTTTTAAGGACCAATGATCCCACTGCGCATGCCGAGATCGTTGCGATCCGCAAGGCCTCGGCAAAACTTGGCCGCTTCGATCTTGGCGATTGTGAAATCTGGTCCACGTGCGAACCCTGTCCGATGTGTTTTGCCGCCATCCACTGGGCCAAGATACCTCTGCTCTATTATGGCTGCACCCATGATGATGCCGCGGCCATCGGCTTTGATGATGCTTTTATCTATGCGGTAATACGCGGTGAAACCAGTGAGAAGCGCCTGCGGCTCGTGCAGCATGGGCGGCCGGAGTGCCTTGAGCTTTTTAATGAATGGCGCAGCAAGCAGGACCGGCGAAGTTACTGA
- a CDS encoding Hsp20/alpha crystallin family protein yields MFLVKRDRENLVRNPWFDEAFMGWPFWSRYEEDSMVWSPRVDVRENPDEIVVKADVPGMDKKDLKISVENNLLTIKGERKSEVEEKEANIYRSERHFGAFQRTFSLSSRVKSDAIRADYKDGVLTIVLPKVEEVKPRQIEIN; encoded by the coding sequence ATGTTTCTGGTAAAACGTGATCGTGAGAATCTGGTGCGCAATCCCTGGTTTGATGAAGCCTTCATGGGATGGCCGTTCTGGAGTCGTTACGAGGAAGATTCGATGGTTTGGTCGCCGCGCGTGGATGTGCGGGAAAATCCGGATGAGATCGTGGTCAAGGCCGATGTTCCCGGCATGGACAAAAAGGACCTCAAGATCTCGGTCGAGAACAACCTCTTGACGATCAAGGGCGAGCGCAAATCGGAAGTTGAAGAAAAAGAGGCGAACATCTACCGTTCCGAACGCCACTTCGGCGCCTTTCAGCGCACCTTCAGCCTCTCCAGCCGGGTCAAATCCGATGCAATTCGTGCGGATTACAAGGATGGTGTCCTGACCATCGTTCTGCCCAAGGTGGAAGAGGTCAAACCGCGCCAGATCGAAATCAACTAA
- a CDS encoding MFS transporter encodes MSGTSLQRATLAVAILTSFSTPFMGAGVNLALPRIGAELGLDAVMLSWIATSYLMAAAVFLLPFGRLADIRGRKRVFSFGVLIFLAGSAWAALARSGTLLIVGRVVQGFGGGMVFSTATAMLISVFPPGQRGRVLGWNIAAVYLGLALGPPIGGWIVGAWGWRTIFGINALLCALALLLTWRYLDREWREAAGECFDWRGAALYALTVIALMYGLSALPGRQGYLALTASLIGLFFFLRWEALGAFPLMDVRLLRDNRVFALSNLAALINYGATFAVGFILSLYLQYVQGLEPRQAGLVMMSQPVMQALFSPLAGYLSDRYEPRLIASAGMALSSIGLAMLATVTAATPLLFIGASLFLLGIGFGLFSSPNTNAIMGSVERRHYGLASAMVSTMRMLGQMFSMGMAAMVIALYVGHTQITLQNQGQFLGAMHLLLGGFAALCFAGIFASLARGRMHA; translated from the coding sequence ATGTCCGGCACATCGCTACAGCGCGCCACCCTGGCGGTGGCGATCCTCACTTCGTTCAGTACGCCTTTCATGGGCGCCGGCGTCAATCTGGCGCTGCCCCGAATCGGTGCCGAGCTGGGTCTCGATGCCGTGATGCTGAGCTGGATCGCCACTTCCTATCTCATGGCGGCGGCGGTCTTTTTGCTGCCCTTCGGGCGGCTGGCGGACATCCGCGGCCGCAAGCGGGTTTTCAGTTTCGGGGTGCTCATCTTCCTGGCTGGATCGGCTTGGGCGGCCCTCGCCCGCAGCGGAACGCTGCTAATCGTAGGCCGGGTGGTGCAGGGCTTCGGCGGCGGCATGGTCTTCAGCACCGCCACTGCCATGCTCATCTCGGTCTTTCCTCCCGGGCAGCGCGGCCGGGTGCTCGGCTGGAACATCGCCGCGGTCTATCTCGGGCTGGCGCTCGGCCCGCCCATCGGCGGTTGGATCGTCGGGGCCTGGGGATGGCGCACCATTTTCGGGATCAACGCCCTGCTGTGCGCGCTGGCGCTGCTGCTCACCTGGCGCTATCTCGATCGGGAATGGCGCGAGGCCGCCGGCGAGTGCTTCGACTGGAGGGGGGCGGCGCTCTACGCCCTGACGGTGATCGCCCTGATGTATGGACTCTCGGCCCTCCCTGGGCGCCAGGGTTATCTCGCGCTGACCGCATCCCTCATCGGGCTCTTCTTCTTTTTACGCTGGGAAGCGCTCGGGGCTTTTCCGCTGATGGATGTGCGACTGCTGCGTGATAACCGCGTCTTCGCTTTGTCCAATCTCGCCGCCCTGATCAATTACGGCGCAACCTTTGCGGTCGGCTTCATCCTCAGTCTCTATCTGCAGTATGTCCAGGGTCTGGAGCCGCGCCAAGCGGGGCTGGTGATGATGTCGCAGCCGGTGATGCAGGCGCTCTTCTCGCCCCTTGCTGGTTATCTCTCCGACCGCTACGAGCCGCGCCTGATCGCCTCAGCCGGAATGGCGCTGTCGAGCATCGGACTGGCGATGCTGGCGACCGTTACAGCCGCCACCCCGCTGCTCTTCATCGGGGCAAGCTTGTTTCTCCTGGGCATCGGCTTCGGGCTCTTTTCCTCACCCAACACCAATGCCATCATGGGCTCGGTCGAGCGGCGCCACTATGGCCTGGCCTCGGCGATGGTCAGCACGATGCGGATGCTCGGGCAGATGTTCAGTATGGGGATGGCGGCGATGGTGATTGCCCTCTACGTCGGACACACGCAGATCACGCTGCAGAATCAGGGGCAGTTTCTCGGCGCCATGCACCTGCTGCTCGGAGGCTTCGCAGCGCTCTGCTTCGCCGGGATTTTCGCCTCGCTGGCGCGCGGCAGGATGCACGCATAG
- a CDS encoding L,D-transpeptidase family protein: MRLNGLIQERLQQLPAENQLATRYGVERLSPDLMTLYGRRGFRPIWVNEAGVRSEADTLLALIRNARAHGLNPGRYHLAALTGLLRSGRDRLASAPVDPVQLTDLELLLSDAYLVLGVHLAAGQYNPHEVDAEWYLHKNEADLVTRLNAAAESGNLLEDLRRLPPQEEDYRRLVEAYGYYRQLAVEGGWPFVAEGRKLERGMWDERVMQVRARLRATADLSLKPAPVEGTFDAELEQAVRRFQLRHGLDPDGKIGKSTLAEMNVPVEARIRQLAVNLERWRWLPRNPGHRHIRVNIADFQLQLFEADTVALTMRVVVGKTYRRTPVFSDMMTYMVVNPYWTVPTTILLNDIVPKARRNPDYLKKERIRVYEGWSENAPELDPAAIDWSKVSKNRLPYRLRQDPGPGNSLGTIKFMFPNQFDVYLHDTPHHELFSRSTRAFSSGCIRIEKPLQLALYLLDDPAWDEARLRRLIASRVETVLKVPRPILVMLVYMTAWVDEDGIVQFRQDIYERDKAIPVSLDAAPALAQLTTP, translated from the coding sequence ATGCGCCTGAACGGCCTGATCCAGGAGCGCCTGCAGCAACTGCCCGCCGAGAACCAGCTCGCCACCCGCTACGGCGTCGAGCGGCTCTCGCCAGACCTTATGACCCTCTATGGCCGGCGCGGATTCCGGCCGATCTGGGTCAATGAAGCGGGCGTACGGAGCGAGGCCGATACCCTTCTCGCTCTGATCCGCAATGCCAGAGCGCATGGTCTGAATCCCGGCCGGTATCATCTGGCGGCGCTCACCGGCCTGCTCAGGAGCGGGCGCGATCGTCTCGCTTCCGCGCCGGTCGACCCGGTCCAGCTGACCGATCTCGAACTACTGCTCAGTGATGCTTATCTGGTTCTTGGCGTGCACCTGGCGGCGGGACAGTACAATCCCCACGAGGTGGATGCCGAGTGGTATCTCCATAAAAACGAGGCGGATCTGGTCACCCGCCTCAATGCTGCGGCCGAATCGGGCAACCTGCTCGAGGACCTGCGCCGTCTGCCGCCGCAAGAGGAGGACTACCGCCGCCTTGTGGAAGCTTATGGCTACTACCGCCAGCTCGCTGTCGAGGGCGGCTGGCCTTTCGTCGCCGAAGGCCGCAAACTGGAAAGGGGGATGTGGGACGAGCGGGTGATGCAGGTCCGCGCCCGGCTGCGTGCCACCGCCGATCTCAGCCTCAAACCGGCCCCGGTCGAAGGGACCTTCGACGCAGAGCTCGAACAGGCCGTGCGCCGCTTTCAACTGCGCCATGGGCTGGATCCCGACGGCAAGATCGGCAAGAGCACGCTGGCCGAAATGAATGTGCCAGTCGAAGCGCGGATTCGCCAGCTGGCCGTCAATCTGGAACGCTGGCGCTGGCTGCCACGCAATCCCGGACACCGCCACATCCGGGTCAATATCGCCGATTTCCAACTTCAACTCTTCGAGGCGGACACCGTGGCCTTGACAATGCGCGTGGTCGTCGGCAAGACCTACCGGCGCACCCCGGTCTTCAGCGATATGATGACCTATATGGTGGTCAATCCCTACTGGACGGTCCCTACCACCATTCTGCTCAACGACATTGTGCCCAAGGCAAGGCGGAATCCCGACTATCTTAAAAAGGAGCGGATCAGAGTCTACGAGGGATGGAGCGAAAATGCCCCGGAACTGGATCCAGCTGCCATAGACTGGAGCAAGGTTTCAAAGAATCGTCTGCCTTACCGCCTGCGTCAGGATCCGGGGCCCGGTAATTCACTGGGGACGATCAAATTCATGTTCCCCAATCAGTTCGATGTCTATCTTCACGACACGCCGCATCATGAACTATTCAGTCGCTCGACCCGGGCCTTCAGCTCCGGTTGTATCCGCATCGAAAAGCCGCTGCAGCTGGCCCTTTACCTCCTGGATGATCCGGCTTGGGACGAAGCCCGGCTGCGCCGCCTCATCGCCTCACGCGTCGAGACGGTCCTCAAGGTGCCCCGACCCATCCTGGTGATGCTGGTCTATATGACCGCATGGGTCGACGAAGACGGGATCGTGCAGTTCCGCCAGGATATCTATGAGCGCGATAAGGCGATCCCGGTAAGCCTCGATGCCGCGCCTGCTTTGGCGCAGCTGACAACGCCCTGA
- a CDS encoding rhomboid family intramembrane serine protease produces MIPIRDENARNHFPAVTLGLIAINVIVFIHQSLLPSMQMNEFIVQYGAVPYYITSGSHLSTILTSMFLHGGFFHIAGNMLYLYIFGDNIESMLGPIRYLSFYLVCGFFAFAAHYVFDMQSMTPMIGASGAISGILGAYAVRFPRARVTVLVPLFLWIWRIFEIPAVYVLGLWFVMQLFSGAVGSAQSGGVAWLAHVGGFVAGALIMSAWQRRLT; encoded by the coding sequence ATGATTCCCATCCGTGATGAGAATGCCCGCAATCACTTTCCGGCGGTTACGCTGGGATTGATCGCGATCAATGTGATCGTCTTCATCCACCAGAGCCTGCTGCCCAGCATGCAAATGAACGAATTCATCGTGCAATACGGCGCTGTGCCGTATTACATAACCAGCGGCTCGCATCTCTCCACCATCCTCACCTCGATGTTCCTGCATGGAGGCTTTTTTCATATCGCCGGCAACATGTTGTACCTCTATATCTTCGGCGATAACATCGAATCGATGCTGGGGCCGATCCGTTATCTGTCCTTTTATCTGGTCTGCGGTTTCTTCGCCTTTGCGGCGCACTATGTTTTCGATATGCAGTCGATGACACCGATGATCGGCGCGAGTGGCGCCATCTCCGGGATCCTTGGCGCCTATGCCGTGCGCTTCCCGCGCGCCCGGGTCACCGTGCTGGTGCCGCTATTCCTCTGGATCTGGCGGATTTTTGAGATTCCCGCGGTCTATGTGCTGGGATTATGGTTTGTCATGCAATTGTTCAGCGGGGCGGTTGGCTCGGCCCAGAGCGGTGGCGTAGCCTGGCTGGCTCATGTGGGGGGATTTGTCGCGGGGGCGCTTATCATGTCCGCCTGGCAGCGGCGGCTCACTTAA